From the Calonectris borealis chromosome 12, bCalBor7.hap1.2, whole genome shotgun sequence genome, one window contains:
- the ARL2BP gene encoding ADP-ribosylation factor-like protein 2-binding protein isoform X1 — METSDEENFGVAISSPSDAEFDAVVGYLEDIIMDDDFQLIQRTFMEKHYQEFDDSEENKLIYTSIFNEYISLVEKYIEEKLLDRIPGFNMTAFTMSLQQHKDEMAGDIFDMLLTFTDFLAFKEMFLDYRAEKEGRSLDLSSGLVVTSLNKSSISSS, encoded by the exons ATGGAGACTTCTGATGAAGAAAACTTTGGTGTAGCCAT ctCCTCCCCTTCTGACGCAGAGTTTGATGCAGTTGTTGGGTATCTGGAGGATATTATAATGG ATGATGATTTCCAGTTGATACAGAGGACTTTTATGGAGAAGCACTACCAGGAGTTTGATGACTCGGAAGAAAACAAGCTCATCTATActtctatttttaatgaatat atctCTTTAGTAGAGAAATACATTGAAGAAAAATTGCTTGATCGGATTCCTGGTTTTAATATGACTGCTTTCACAATGTCATTGCA ACAGCACAAAGATGAGATGGCAGGTGATATATTTGATATGCTTCTCACGTTTACTGACTTTCTGGCTTTCAAAGAAATGTTCTTGGATTACAGAGCT GAAAAAGAAGGTCGAAGTCTGGATTTAAGCAGTGGGTTAGTGGTGACTTCATTAAACAAATCATCAATATCCTCCTCCTAG
- the ARL2BP gene encoding ADP-ribosylation factor-like protein 2-binding protein isoform X3: METSDEENFGVAISSPSDAEFDAVVGYLEDIIMDDDFQLIQRTFMEKHYQEFDDSEENKLIYTSIFNEYISLVEKYIEEKLLDRIPGFNMTAFTMSLQQHKDEMAGDIFDMLLTFTDFLAFKEMFLDYRAQQ, from the exons ATGGAGACTTCTGATGAAGAAAACTTTGGTGTAGCCAT ctCCTCCCCTTCTGACGCAGAGTTTGATGCAGTTGTTGGGTATCTGGAGGATATTATAATGG ATGATGATTTCCAGTTGATACAGAGGACTTTTATGGAGAAGCACTACCAGGAGTTTGATGACTCGGAAGAAAACAAGCTCATCTATActtctatttttaatgaatat atctCTTTAGTAGAGAAATACATTGAAGAAAAATTGCTTGATCGGATTCCTGGTTTTAATATGACTGCTTTCACAATGTCATTGCA ACAGCACAAAGATGAGATGGCAGGTGATATATTTGATATGCTTCTCACGTTTACTGACTTTCTGGCTTTCAAAGAAATGTTCTTGGATTACAGAGCT
- the ARL2BP gene encoding ADP-ribosylation factor-like protein 2-binding protein isoform X2, with protein sequence METSDEENFGVAISSPSDAEFDAVVGYLEDIIMDDDFQLIQRTFMEKHYQEFDDSEENKLIYTSIFNEYISLVEKYIEEKLLDRIPGFNMTAFTMSLQQHKDEMAGDIFDMLLTFTDFLAFKEMFLDYRAVDAAGEMPFDSGEGVDRWLSPDENLA encoded by the exons ATGGAGACTTCTGATGAAGAAAACTTTGGTGTAGCCAT ctCCTCCCCTTCTGACGCAGAGTTTGATGCAGTTGTTGGGTATCTGGAGGATATTATAATGG ATGATGATTTCCAGTTGATACAGAGGACTTTTATGGAGAAGCACTACCAGGAGTTTGATGACTCGGAAGAAAACAAGCTCATCTATActtctatttttaatgaatat atctCTTTAGTAGAGAAATACATTGAAGAAAAATTGCTTGATCGGATTCCTGGTTTTAATATGACTGCTTTCACAATGTCATTGCA ACAGCACAAAGATGAGATGGCAGGTGATATATTTGATATGCTTCTCACGTTTACTGACTTTCTGGCTTTCAAAGAAATGTTCTTGGATTACAGAGCT GTTGATGCAGCAGGGGAGATGCCCTTCGACAGCGGTGAAGGCGTTGATCGGTGGCTGTCACCTGATGAGAACCTAGCCTAG